From Apium graveolens cultivar Ventura chromosome 9, ASM990537v1, whole genome shotgun sequence, the proteins below share one genomic window:
- the LOC141684892 gene encoding uncharacterized protein LOC141684892: MEIIKTKEGFVGLSYPILTKSNYTTWSLKMKVFMKAQGVWGAIEEDPKTVFDERTVQIALAAIYQGVPEEVLLTIAEKETAKEAWEAIKTMCVGAERVKEAKVQMLKGEFESLTMKETDNIDDFCMKLSGIATNIRVFGEVMEESSVVRKILRAVPDKFLQIASNIEQFGDMKAMTVEEIVGRLKAHEERMKGGSESADRQQLLLASQNQKTRGGYFP, from the coding sequence ATGGAGATAATCAAGACAAAAGAAGGCTTTGTGGGTTTAAGCTATCCAATTCTAACGAAAAGTAACTATACAACATGGTCCCTGAAAATGAAAGTTTTCATGAAGGCTCAAGGTGTTTGGGGTGCGATCGAAGAAGACCCAAAGACTGTTTTTGATGAGAGGACGGTACAGATAGCTCTTGCAGCTATATACCAAGGCGTTCCAGAAGAAGTACTACTGACTATTGCTGAGAAAGAAACCGCAAAGGAAGCTTGGGAAGCCATTAAAACCATGTGTGTAGGAGCAGAGCGAGTGAAGGAGGCTAAGGTACAAATgttaaagggagagtttgagtcTCTTACCATGAAGGAGACAGATAACATCGATGACTTTTGTATGAAGCTGAGCGGGATAGCAACCAACATACGGGTTTTTGGAGAAGTGATGGAGGAGTCAAGCGTTGTGAGAAAGATCCTACGTGCAGTCCCTGATAAATTTCTCCAGATAGCTTCAAATATCGAACAGTTCGGAGACATGAAAGCTATGACGGTTGAAGAGATAGTGGGTCGTCTTAAAGCTCATGAGGAGAGGATGAAGGGCGGGTCTGAGAGCGCAGACAGACAACAACTTCTCTTGGCATCTCAGAATCAAAAAACTAGAGGTGGTTATTTTCCGTAA